From Selenomonas sp. AB3002, one genomic window encodes:
- the serC gene encoding 3-phosphoserine/phosphohydroxythreonine transaminase yields the protein MEADRIYNFNPGPAVLPLEVLKEAQGEFLNFNHSGMSILEISHRAKQFDEVLEKAKADVKELMGLGDDYEVLFIQGGASLQFDMIPMNFATKKHKGSYVLSGSFASKAYKEAEILGVGEVAASSKDVDFRHIPTQDELKINPEAAYVHLCYNNTIYGTEYHYIPETNGVPLFADMSSDMLSRPLDFSKFSFIYAGVQKNLGPAGTVLVVAKKSLLEKSPETLPTMLRYDTFYKKNSLYNTPPAFCIYMVGKVAAWIKAQGGLSVMAERNAKKAALLYEAIDSSEGFYKGHADKDSRSFMNVTFRLPSEELEKEFVAEAGKVGLGGVKGHRSVGGMRASIYNAMPYEGVAKLAEFMESFRKAHK from the coding sequence TTGGAAGCAGATCGTATCTATAATTTCAATCCGGGGCCGGCTGTGCTGCCCCTGGAAGTACTGAAGGAAGCCCAGGGCGAATTCCTGAATTTCAACCACAGCGGCATGAGCATCCTGGAAATCAGCCACCGCGCCAAGCAGTTTGACGAAGTACTGGAGAAAGCCAAGGCAGATGTGAAAGAGCTGATGGGCCTGGGCGATGATTACGAAGTCCTCTTCATCCAGGGCGGCGCCAGCCTGCAGTTTGACATGATTCCCATGAATTTTGCCACCAAAAAACACAAGGGTTCTTATGTGCTGTCCGGCAGCTTTGCCAGCAAGGCATATAAGGAAGCCGAAATCCTTGGCGTAGGCGAAGTAGCTGCTTCAAGCAAGGACGTGGATTTCCGCCACATCCCCACCCAGGATGAGCTGAAGATAAACCCTGAGGCTGCCTACGTGCACCTCTGCTACAATAATACTATCTACGGCACTGAGTACCATTACATCCCTGAGACCAATGGCGTGCCCCTCTTTGCAGACATGTCCTCTGACATGCTCTCCCGCCCCCTGGACTTTTCCAAGTTCTCCTTTATCTACGCCGGTGTCCAGAAGAACCTCGGCCCGGCTGGCACCGTGCTGGTAGTAGCAAAGAAGTCCCTGCTGGAAAAGAGCCCTGAAACTTTGCCCACCATGCTGCGCTATGACACTTTCTATAAAAAGAACTCCCTCTACAACACCCCCCCTGCCTTCTGCATCTACATGGTAGGCAAGGTGGCAGCCTGGATCAAGGCCCAGGGCGGTCTCTCCGTCATGGCAGAGCGCAATGCCAAGAAGGCAGCCCTGCTCTATGAGGCCATCGACAGCTCCGAAGGCTTCTACAAGGGACATGCAGACAAGGACAGCCGTTCCTTCATGAACGTCACCTTCCGTCTGCCAAGTGAGGAGCTGGAGAAGGAATTCGTAGCTGAGGCCGGAAAGGTTGGCCTGGGCGGCGTCAAGGGCCACCGCAGCGTCGGCGGCATGAGAGCTTCCATCTACAATGCCATGCCCTATGAGGGCGTAGCCAAGCTGGCAGAGTTCATGGAGAGCTTCCGCAAGGCTCACAAGTAA
- the codY gene encoding GTP-sensing pleiotropic transcriptional regulator CodY — translation MSSLLEKTRKINRLLQRSENVEYDGISRVLSNVLNANVYITNKKGKIFGYAFVDDFECDLMVDKVINQGEFPKHYVNWLMRMDETNANLRSKTGMCAYSENSRCLFNGKNTTVVPIYGVGERIGTLIIAKYDEEFTDDDLLLCEYGATVVGMEMLRDHAQKIEIEARKKATVQIALNTLSFSERKAAIAILSALDSTEGLLVASKIADEVKITRSVIVNALRKFESAGVIESKSLGMKGTYIKVLNEYLLDEVQKLKNEQ, via the coding sequence ATGTCATCATTGCTGGAAAAAACAAGGAAGATCAACCGTCTGCTGCAGCGTTCCGAGAACGTGGAGTACGATGGCATCTCCCGTGTCCTTAGCAACGTGCTCAATGCGAATGTCTATATCACCAATAAGAAGGGCAAGATTTTTGGTTATGCCTTTGTGGACGATTTCGAATGCGACCTGATGGTGGACAAGGTCATCAACCAGGGCGAGTTCCCCAAGCACTATGTGAACTGGCTCATGCGCATGGACGAGACCAATGCCAACTTGCGCTCCAAGACTGGCATGTGCGCATATTCTGAGAACAGCCGCTGCCTGTTCAATGGCAAGAATACCACAGTTGTCCCCATTTATGGCGTAGGAGAGCGCATTGGCACCCTTATCATCGCCAAGTACGATGAAGAGTTCACCGATGATGACCTCCTGCTCTGCGAGTATGGCGCAACCGTGGTGGGCATGGAGATGCTCCGCGACCACGCCCAGAAGATTGAGATCGAGGCACGCAAGAAGGCTACGGTGCAGATTGCCCTGAACACCCTGTCCTTCTCCGAGCGCAAGGCAGCCATCGCCATCCTGTCTGCCCTGGACAGCACCGAGGGCCTGCTGGTGGCTTCCAAGATTGCAGACGAGGTGAAGATCACCCGTTCTGTCATCGTCAATGCCCTGCGCAAGTTCGAGTCCGCCGGTGTCATCGAGTCCAAGTCCCTGGGCATGAAGGGCACCTACATCAAGGTCCTCAACGAGTACCTGCTGGATGAAGTCCAGAAACTGAAGAACGAACAGTAA